A window of the Desulforapulum autotrophicum HRM2 genome harbors these coding sequences:
- a CDS encoding YggT family protein, with product MFIMGNFFRAIAVVLDWGLSLFMWIIIARAVLSWVNPDPYNNIVRFITNVTEPVLYQIRRRVPFDLGGLDISPIIAILIVIFLQTFVVGSLNTLALNLS from the coding sequence ATGTTTATTATGGGAAATTTTTTTAGGGCAATAGCCGTGGTCCTCGACTGGGGACTGAGTCTTTTCATGTGGATCATCATTGCCAGGGCCGTGCTTTCCTGGGTCAATCCAGACCCCTACAACAACATCGTCAGATTCATCACCAATGTCACTGAACCCGTTCTTTACCAGATTCGACGAAGAGTACCCTTTGACCTCGGTGGCCTTGATATCTCACCGATCATTGCCATTCTGATCGTTATTTTTCTTCAGACCTTTGTTGTTGGAAGCCTTAACACACTGGCCCTCAACTTGTCTTAA